GAGCTTCTATAATCTTGTAATACATATTCCGGAAACGTTCATTGGCCAATTCAATTTCATCGTCCTGTAAATCAAGGTAGATTTTTTCATAGACCTTAATCTCCAGGAATTCTGGCTCTAAGATTAAATCGCCCTTGTCGTTTTCCTTAAGCACCAAATCTTCAAATTCCTCTTTTTGGTCGCCATAAAGCAGTAACATCTCAATTATTTTTCGTTCTAGTTCAAATTGTACATCTACCTTTTCTTGTACGGTTTCATTCCGGACCACATTAAAAGCGGTCTGGTCCTGTTGTGTTTTTTTCTTGGCCTCGTAGGATTCCTTTTTGTCTATTTGCGCCAATGTATTAAACAATACCGCTTCCGATATGTTCATTATTTGGGCGCACTCCTGAATGTATATTTCCTTTTTTATCCGGTCGGGAATTTTAGCTATACTGTTTACAATGTCCCTTACGGTATCCGCTCTTTTAATGGGGTCGTCAGAGGCTTCTTTCATTAATAACGAAGCCTTAAACTGGATAAAATCCTTAGCATTCTCCTGGAGATAGCGCACTACATCCTCATAGTCATTGTTCTTGGCAAAACTATCCGGGTCCTCCCCTTCCGGGAACGTACAAATTTTGACGTTCATGCCTTGTTCCAGAATCAAATCTATTCCTCTTAATGAGGCCCGCAAACCGGCCGCATCACCATCGAACAATACCGTGATATTTTTGGTGAGCCTATTGATCAACCTAATCTGCTCGGGCGTCAAAGCGGTACCACTAGAGGAAACTACATTGTTGATTCCGCGTTGGTTGAACTGGATGACATCCGTATACCCCTCTACCAAATAACAATTATCCTCTTTTGCTATGGCCTGTTTAGCGTGATAAATTCCATACAGCACCTTACTCTTATGGTAAATATCGCTTTCGGGAGAATTCAGGTATTTGGCCGCCTTTTTATCGTTCGTAAGTATTCTACCACCAAAACCTAATACACGCCCACTCAGCGAGTGAATGGGAAACATAACACGACCTTTAAACCGGTCAAATTTTTTCGGGCTATTCGGGTTATTTGCATCTTCCTTTACGATTGTCAACCCCGTTTTTTCCAGATACTCCAATTTATAACCCTTATCCAGTGCGGCAGTAGTAAAACCATCCCACTGATCTAGGCAGTATCCCAGATCGAATTTTTTTATCGTTTCCTCGGTGAAACCACGCTCCTTAAAATAACTTAAACCTATGGCCTTTCCCAGCTCGCTTTCCCAAAGCATTTCCTTAAAATACTTCTGGGCGAACTCAGAAACCAGATACATACTTTCACGTTCGTTGGCCTGCTCCTTCTCCTCGTTGGATTGTTCGGTTTCCTCAACTTCAATATTGTACTTCTTAGCCAAATATTTGATAGCTTCCGGATAGGTGAAATGTTCATGCTCCATCAAAAAGGCCACTACGTTACCCCCTTTGCCGCTGCTAAAGTCCTTCCATATCTGTTTTACCGGAGAAACCATAAAACTAGGGGTACGCTCGTCACTAAAAGGACTAAGACCCTTGAAGTTGGAACCCGATTTCTTCAATTGCACAAAATCCCCGATGACCTCCTCCAAACGGGCAGTTTCATAAACTTGATCTATGGTTGTTTTTGAAATCAAAAATTAGTTTTTTAAAGGATTGGGAAACGTAAAAATAAAACTAAAAATATCGATTTCTACCCCTATATTAGTATTGAATTGAATAAAAAGAACAATGAAAAAGAATTTATTAGCATTACTCCTGTTTTTTACGGCCCAATTAATAATAGCACAAACCACGCCTAACAGTATTAACGTTAACGGCACGACGGATTATTCCATAAGCCCGGAATATTCTAGTAAGATGATCGTAAGTCTCAATAACGTGTATTACGATGCCATGACCATGAGCTTGGACGAAGTAAAGTCCACCTATTTGGATAAGCTGTCCAAGGCGGGTATTAAAACCGACCAACTTACGGAGGACGCCTTATATTATGCTCTTTTAGGTTATGAGAAGGAAGGTACGGTCATGACCTTTAAAACTACATCCATAGCCGAAATGCAAAAATTTTTAAACGTCAAATCTATTGGAGTTTCACGTTCGGACACTACCATGGAAGCCCGTTTAACCGATGAACAAATGGCAAATTATGCCAAGGCCGCATTCGATAATGCAAAAGAAAAAGCCGAAGCCATATCCCAAAAAATTGGAAGGAGTATTGGAAAGGCTATTAGCATAAGCGATACGAACAACAACGAAATTACCGAATCCGTTTATTACGGAAATACGGGTAACAAGAGGGTTTATTACATTTCCGTTTCCTTTGAACTTCTTTGATATCGTATTTTTTAGTTTATGATCTTATTTTTTGGAACTAGACCAGGGAAAACCAAAACCGAACAAGTTGCCAATGTTCCTTGTCCACATTGTGAACAAATGGGAACCTTGACCATGTATTCACTCCACAATTATTTTCATTTATTTTGGATCAAACTTTTTAAAATCTCAACTACTGTTACAGCGGAATGTAACCATTGCAAAAAGATATATTATAAAACTGAATTTACGGAACCCATGCTTAAAGCGCTAGAAGAATAAAAAAGGGTACGATAATCCTGATTCGTGACCTCGTACCCTTTCCATTAAGATAAACACTCAGCTATTTATAAATCGAACCTAAGGCCTAACGAGACATTGCGTTGCTCCACAAGGGCATCCTTGAATATTGGGTTCAGGTCATATTTCACATAAAGCAGCACCCCATCAAATCCTGCATAAGCGCTTAAGCCGTACACAAAGTTGGACGTATTGTAGCCCCTTTTCAATTTGTCCTTTACACTTTCGCCATTTCGGTCGTACTTGAGTTTCTGGCGTGTACCCAGATTAAATCCACCATAACCACCAATTCCCAAGCGAAATTGATTATTCAAGGAATACCTCATGGTCTCCTCTGTTTTTCGCAACTTGGAAGGTCCGAACTCAAAATGTAGAGGGAAGACCAAATTATCCATGCGTAGTTTGGATTTATTCAATTCCAAATCAAATTCCTGAAGCTCTGTCTGCCCGTCTTCAACAGCTACAAAATATTGGTTGTCCTTAGGTTTAAGTCCATTAAACTGAAAGGAAAAACCATAATTAAGTCTTAGAAAATTTGAGTTTTCAAAAACACGGGTGCGCCATTGCCAACCCATCTCAAAAAAACGACTACCACCAATTTTGTAAGGACTATCCTCCAAAGATTCCCCGTCTATGATGGCATTGTTGAGTCCCAATGCGAAAACAAAATCCGAGTACGTTCTGCGATCGTACTTGATTTCGCGCTTCCACCTTTTCGAATTAAAGCTAACCACAGGTTTACCATCGATATCTATACCCAAACGGATTCTATCATTGTCCAAGGTGTCCATTTCCATAAGGATTAGGGTCTTACCCTCATTACGCTGCAACAAGGCAATTTGATTATCTAAAATCGCAATGCGGTTTTCGATATTTAGCGCTCTTTTTTCAGCGGCAGCTTGCTTTAGGTCATTGGCCTCGCTCTCAGTAATGGCCCCATTTTCCAAACGTTTATTAATTTCCTCAACCTCAAACTTTAGCGCTTCTTTTTCCTGTAAGGTTATTTTTTCCTTCTGTTGCTCCAAACGGTCTATTCGCTCGCTATTTTCTTCCTGTGCAAACACAGATTTTGTAATAAAAAAAGATAATAATACTAACAGATAAAGTGTGATTGTTCTCATTTTTTTGATTGTTTTTGATACCTCGCCTAAACTCGGTATCAGTTGATGAATAAAACTCCAGTTCCTGTCCCCATAGTAAAATATGGAGTTAACGATTTAAGATTAAATTGTAAGATTTAGTTGTTTCGGTCTGCGACAGCAGTCCTAACTTTAAGAAAACCAGCCTTTAGCGATTGGAAAATTTGGTCTCGGAAGGATTGATCAAGTTCCTCCTCAACCTCTGTCAACAAAGCCATGGCGTCAACGGTGTTATCCACGTTAAAAAGCCGTTGCCTTAAAATATCTTCTTGGGCCTTACGTAAAAGTGAATCCACTTCAGCATCGGAAACCTCTGTGGAAAGTTCCAGCATATCTACTTGCACCACGACCTCAGCAATTTTGGAATCTAACACATGCTCTGGCACCTTAGCAATTTGGGCAGTATCAAAAATTTCTCTATTTGTTGACTTTTGAGCAATTTCTTGTTTTCCACTATCCTCTAAAAGCATCTTATTTTCTATCATTTTTGACGCTTCATCTTCGGCCTTTTTACTATTGGTTCCTTTGCCGTCCTTTGTTTGCTCAAGCACCAGGGCATCTGGCGTAATATCATTGGTTTTTAGGTCCGGTTTTTCATCAATCTCCCCAATAATTGGCGTTTCAACGATGCTATTATCATTTCTACTTCCCTCCTCTATTCCTGAATTGTTATAAAAAACAACAATACCAATTATTACGAGGACACTTGCCGCCACTCCGTACCAGAAAAACCTACGGTTGGGCCTCTTATTTTCCGTATCCAACTGGGAGGAAATTTTTGCCCATACATCTGCACTGGGTGTAATTTCACGTTCTTCCAATTTTGATTTTATATATTTTTCGAATTTATCTGGTTCCATAACCTATGATATTTTGATTTTTTAATTTTTCCTGCAACATTTTTCGCGCCTTGAACAATTGACTCTTGGACGTACTTTCCGTAATGGATAACATATCGGCAATTTCAGCGTGCTTATAGCCTTCTACGGCATAAAGTATAAAGACCATCTTATATCCCTGCGGCAGACCATCTATCAACTGTTGAATATGCTCCGTGTCCAAATCCATCGATTGCGATACCTCACTTCCTTGATTATTTTGAAATACCTCATCATCATAGACCACAAATTGCTGTTTCCGCAAGTACGAAATACTTTCCCGTATCATAATTCGCCTGACCCATCCCTCAAAACTGCCTTCGTGATTAAAGGTGTGCAACTTTCTAAACATCTTCAAAAAACCTTGCACCATCACGTCCTCAGCAAAATGAACATCCTTAATATATTGCCTACAAACACCCAGCATTTTAGGTGCGTGCTTACTATACAATCGTTGTTGTGCATCATTATTACCGGCAATCGCCTTCTTAATGAGCTGTCTTTCGTTTTTATATAGTGGTATGATTTTCAAAATTTTAATGCTGTCTTCTATTTATCTAGACGCTGTAGTTTATAAAATGGTTGCCTGTATATAAAAATAAAATCAAAAATTAATCCAAAAAATTGATATTCAATGATTTAAAATTGAGTAGGTAGATGAATTCGGCGCTTTGGTTTTAGCAGTACAGTTATTTTTTACGGTCAACAACGTAATTTACCATAAGCTCTAGCGCGCTCCGATAGTCAGATTCAGGGTAGTTTTTTAATAGTTCCAGGGCCGTATCCTTATATTCTAGCATCTTGGCCACGGCATAATCAAGACCACCCTTATCCTTTACAAACTCAATAACCTCTTTAACCCTTTTTTTATCCTTGTTGTGATTTTTTACGGAATTGATTACCCAGCTCTTTTCTTTTTTGGAACAGTGATTAAGGGCATAAATTAGGGGTAGAGTCATTTTTTGCTCCTTAATATCTATGCCGGTAGGTTTCCCAATACGTTGGTTACCATAGTCAAAGAGGTCATCCTTAATTTGAAAAGCCATACCACATAGTTCGCCAAATTTGCGGAAGGTCTCCACTTCCGGACTCTCGGGTTTTACAGAACAAGCGCCTAGACTACAGCAGGCTGCAATAAGGGTAGCAGTTTTTTGACGGATAATATCGTAGTACACGTCCTCTGTAATATCCAGTCTCCTGGCCTTTTCAATCTGCAACAATTCACCTTCGCTCATTTCCCTAACGGCAACGGAAATTATCCGGAGCAAATCAAAATCCCCATTATCAATGGACAACAGGAGCCCTTTAGATAACAAGTAATCCCCGACCAAAACCGCAATTTTATTTTTCCATAAGGCGTTTATAGAAAAGAAACCTCTCCTTTTATTGCTTTCGTCCACCACATCGTCATGTACTAGGGTAGCCGTATGAATAAGCTCAATTACCGATGCCCCTCTGTAGGTACGCTCGTTAACTTCACCATCGTTTAATAGCTTGGCCGTAAGAAATACGAACATGGGCCGCATTTGCTTGCCCTTCCGATTTACGATGTAATAGGTAATGCGATTGAGCAACGCCACTTTGGAAGTCATGGAATCCCGAAACTTGGATTCAAAAAGCTCCATTTCGTCATTTACGGGTTCCTTAATTTGCGCTACTATCTTCAAGCGGTGTGGCTTTGAACGTTAAAATTAGGGAAAAGGGAGCAGTTAGCAGTGTTCGGATAGCAGTATTCAAGAGATAGGTTTAATGGTTGATGCAAATAGAATTAAATTTGTGTTTGAAGGATAGAAGTTACTGGACAAACAACCACATATTTTATTGTAAGTTTGAATTTTGGCTGTACTTTTTCCCTGTAAAACGGACAACTGCCAACTGCCAACTGCCAACTGCCAACTGCCAACTAATACTAAGATTTATTCGCCAACTGTCCACAGGCCGCATCAATATCCTTGCCACGGGAACGTCTTACCGTGACAACGATTCCGTTGCTTTCCAAAGTACGCACATACCTATCTATGGCCTTATCAGAGGCTTGTCGGAATTCCCCATCATCAATAGGATTATATTCGATGAGATTTACTTTTGAAGGTGCGAACCGGCAAAATTCGACCAGCGCATCTATATCGTTTTGAGTATCGTTGATACCTTCCCAAACTACATATTCGTAAGTAATCCTACTTTTGGTCTTCTCATACCAATAAATCAACGCCTCCCTTAAATCACTCAAAGTAAAGGTAGCGTTAAAGGGCATGATTGAAGTCCGTATCTCATCGATTGCGGAATGCAGCGACACGGCCAACTTGAACTTTACTTGTTCATCCGCCATTCGCTTAATCAGTTTAGGAACTCCGGAAGTAGATACTGTTATGCGTTTTGGGGACATCCCCAGTCCTTCTTTGGATGTAATCTTGTCGATGGCCTTTAGAACATTATTGTAGTTCATTAGGGGTTCCCCCATACCCATAAATACAATGTTGCTCAATGGCCTATTGAAATATAGACGGCTCTCATTATCAATAGCAACCACTTGATCGTAAATCTCATCGGGATTCAGGTTGCGCATCCGTTTGAGACGCGAAGTGGCACAGAACCTACAATCCAAACTACAACCTACTTGGCTGGAAACGCAGGCCGTGGTCCTTGTTTTGGTAGGTATGAGAACAGACTCTACCACCAAATCATCATGCAGGCGCACCGCATTTTTTATGGTGCCGTCCGCACTACGTTGCATTTGATCCACTTTAATATGGTTGATCACGTAGTGAGCTTCCAACATCTCTCTGGTCTCCTTGGATAGGTTGGTCATAACATCAAAGGAGTGTGCGGATTTTTGCCATAGCCATTCATACACTTGGTTGCCCCGAAATGCCTTGTCTCCGTTGGAGACAAAAAAATTTCGAAGCTGTTCCCGTGTTAGGGCTCGAATATCCTTTTTCTTAACTTCCACACTCTTTTTAGCTAAAAATCCTGCTTTTCAAATTTAAATTGATAAAGCAGGATTTAAATAATCATTATTCTATGTTTCGCCTAATTTTATACAGCGAAGAAATGTCAGACTTATATAATCAACATAGCGTCCCCATAGGAATAGAACTTATAGTTCTCTAGGATTGCTTGTTTATACGCCTTTTTCATTAAATCATGCCCCATAAAAGCCGACACCATCATCAATAATGTAGACTTTGGTAAGTGAAAATTTGTGACCATACAGTTAGCGATGCTGAATTCATAAGGAGGAAAAATAAATTTGTTTGTCCACCCTTCATAGGTATTCAACATATGGTTCGAGGAAACGGCGCTCTCCAGACCTCTCATGGCGGTAGTGCCTACAGCGCAAATCCTTTTCTTTTTCAACTTAGCATTATTCACGATTTCTGTAGCCTTCTCATCTATAAAAAGTTCTTCACTATCCATTTTGTGCTTGGAAAGATCTTCTACCTCTACAGGGTTAAAAGTACCCAGACCAACATGTAGCGTAAGTTCGGCAAAATCGATACCCTTAATTTCCAATCGCTTTAAAAGATGCTTGGAAAAATGTAATCCCGCTGTAGGAGCGGCAACAGCGCCTTCGTGCTTTGCGTAAATGGTTTGATAGCGTTGCTCATCTTCTGGCTCCACGTCTCTCTTAATATATTTAGGAAGCGGTGTCTCGCCCAGCTCACGTAATTTTCTTCTAAAGTCTAGGTAAGCACCATCATATAAAAACCGAAGGGTTCGCCCCCTAGATGTGGTATTATCAATAACCTCAGCGACCAAACTCTCATCCTCTCCAAAGTAAAGCTTGTTTCCAATTCTAATCTTACGTGCTGGGTCTACTAAAACATCCCATAACCTTTGTTCCTCATTCAATTCGCGTAAAAGAAAAACTTCAATACGAGCACCAGTTTTTTCTTTATTCCCGTAAAGTCTGGCCGGAAAAACTTTGGTATTGTTCAGTACCATTACGTCTCCTTCATCAAAATAATCGATCATATCCTTGAACATTTTATGTTCAATCTTACCGGTTTCCCTATGGATGACCATTAATTTGGATTCGTCCCTATTTTCTGAAGGATGTTCTGCCAGTAATTCTTTGGGGAGCTCAAAACTAAAGTGAGATAATTTCATATGTATGCTAAATGTATTAGGGGTGATGTACGATTTTCAACCGCGCGTTTTGCGGGTGCAAATATACAATCTGCGCATAGGGGTTGTCAAGTAAAAACGTAATTATAATTCAGTGACCCCAAATTGAAGAGATTCCATATCCTTCCAAAAGTCGGGATACGACTTAGAAACGACCTCGGCATCATTTATAAAAAGATTGGTTTTCATTGCCAACGGTGCAAACGCCATAGCCATTCTATGGTCATTATAGGTATCAATTACAATACCCTCATTGATTGAATTCGTTGGATTGAGTGTAAGTGATTTATCTGTTACTGCAATATCTGCCCCTAATTTAGAAAGCTCAACATCCAGGGCCACCAATCTATCGGTTTCCTTAATTTTTAAGGTATGTAATCCCGTTAGGTGGCACCCTATCCCCAAACCGAAACAAGTAACGGTAATTGTCTGGGCAATATCCGGAGCATCTGCCAAGTCCGCCTGAAATAATTCAGGATTCGAACTCGATACTTTTTTTAAGGTAATCTGGTGTTCTTGGAACGTTGTATGTACACCTAGGGCATTGTATAAATCAGCAAGAACACTATCGCCTTGCAAGCTGTTTTCTTTATAGGATGATAACGTAATTTCCGTACCCAAATCCGCTAGGGCAACGATACTGTAAAAATAGGAAGCCGAGCTCCAATCGGATTCCACCACTAAGGTCAAAGGCGCTTTTGTTCCCTTTGGATAAACTTTGATATCATTTCCTTTAAAAGATGTGTCGACCCCAATTTCATTGAGTAAACCTAAGGTCATTTTTATATAGGGAACGGAAGTAATTTTCCCAATCAATTCCAGTTCTATTCCATTTTCTAGGCTCGGGGCCATCAATAAGAGCGAAGAAATATACTGACTACTAACATTAGCGGGAAGGCTTACCTTTTGTCCCTGTAATTTTTTTCCCCTTATTTTCAACGGTGGGTAACCTTCCTCTTTTTTATAATCGATTTCCGCACCTAATGTCCGCAGGGCATCCACTAAAATTTTTATGGGTCTTTCGGTCATTCGTTGGGAGCCGGTTAGAATTACTTCTTTCCCATCCTGTGAAGCGAAATAACTGGTTAGAAAACGCATGGCGGTCCCGGCATGATGAATGTCTACCGTACCGGAGTTTTGCTTTAAACCACGCTCCATCACTTGGGCATCGTCCGAATTGGATAAATTGATAATGGAAATTTCCGGATATAATGCTGAAAGAAAAAGAGACCGATTGGATTCACTCTTGGAACCTGTTATTTCGACATTGTTTTTTAACAATTTATTCGCTGGTCCCGATAATTGAATTTTCAAGAGAAATTTTATTTAAAAGAATCCAAATATAGTATTATTTCAACTTTTTATTGTTGTGATGACGGTCGTGGTCGCGCTTTGACTTCAGTTGCAACTTTTTATCAAAAGCCTGTTGTAAATCTATACTGGTCTGGTTTGCCAAACAGAGCACTACGAATAGCACGTCGGCCAATTCTTCCCCTAAATCCTTGGATTTGTCGGACTCCTTTTCACTTTGTTCACCATAACGTCTGGCTATAATCCGTGCCACCTCTCCAACTTCCTCTGTTAGCTGCGCCATATTGGTCAGTTCATTAAAGTAACGGACCCCGTGTTTCTTAATCCAATCATCTACAGCTTGTTGTGCGTTGTTTATTTTCATTTCTACTCCTTATTTTTTGTATCAATAATTATGGTCACAGGACCATCATTAAGCAATGCGACTTTCATATCCGCTCCAAAAATTCCAGCCCCTACTTTTTTTCCCAATTCTTTCTCCATGGTTTTCACGAAAGACTCGTATACCGGTATGGCAATTTCTGGTTTTGAAGCTTTAATATATGAAGGTCTATTCCCTTTTTTAGTTGAGGCGTAGAGGGTAAATTGGCTCACCACGATAATATCGCTATTTTCCTCTATTACAGACCTGTTCATAATGCCGTGTTCATCATTGAAGATACGAAGATGGGCCACTTTCTTCGTTAACCATGAAATATCTTCTTCTTGGTCCTCATCCATTATTCCCAAAAGCACCAACAGTCCTTTTCCAATCTTGGCAGTCGTCTCACCATCAACCGTAACACTTGCATGTGCAACTCTTTGTATAACCGCTTTCATTTCTTTTCCGCGTAGTCGTCCATTCTATATCCCTCATCCTCACCTGCTATCATTTGCACGTAACTTCTGTAGCGACTCCAAGAAACAGTACCCGCTTCCAAAGCCTCTTTTACGGCACACTTGGGTTCGTCCATATGAATACAATTGTTGAACTTACAGTCTCTTTTCAGCTTAAAAAATTCAGGAAAATAATCCCCAATTTCCGATGCTTCCATATCAAATATCCCAAACCCTTTTATACCAGGGGTGTCAATGATTTTAGCATCAAAAGTAAGGTCGAACATTTCGGCAAAAGTAGTCGTATGTTGACCTTGTAGATGCTGCGACGAAATTTCCGCGGTCTTAATGTCCAACTGAGGCTCTATCTTATTGATCAATGTGGATTTGCCCACGCCAGAGTGCCCCGAAAACATGGAAACCTTACCTGTCATCAGTTCCTTTACCTTGTCGATATTCTTACCCGTTTTTGCGGATATGCCTATGCAGGTATAGCCAATTTCGCGGTAAAGGTTAGCTAGAAATTTAACCTCGTCCAATTCTTCCTCGCTGTAACTGTCCGTTTTATTAAACAGTAAAACGACCGGAATGTCATAAGCTTCAGCAGTTACTAAGAATCGGTCAATGAAAATCGTGTAGGTCGTTGGATTGTTCAAGGTTATCAACAAAAACACCTGATCTAGGTTCGAAGCGATGATATGTGTTTGTTTTGATAAATTGACGGACTTTCGAATAATATAGTTTTTTCTATCCTCAATCTTATGAATTATCCCAATGGTATCGTCCCCAATGGTCTCTATCTCAAATTGTACCCAATCTCCGACCGCAACGGGATTGGTGCTTTTGATTCCTTTGATTCTGAACTTACCTTTAATCCGGCACTCATAAAAAGAACCATCCTTCGCTTTCACGGTATACCAACTTCCCGTAGATTTATATACGGTTCCTACCATGCTATGCGACCTATTTTCTTCATCTGTACAAAATAACAATATTTAATATGAATTCCCTGTTCCTTACTACATAGAAATAAAGAATTCCAATATAAACATCCACCCCTATTCCCATCATAAACTAAACAATAAATAGGGTATTGAGGATAAATATTTGAAATTGATTCGTCTAAACGGAAAATAGCTTTTAAATTCATCCAAAATTTTTAACCTTTTAATAGCTACGCACATGAAAAGAATCATTTGTCTTGTATTTTTAATTACTGGAGCGTTTATGGACGCGAACGCCCAACAATTTAAGGTAATTACCAGCATAGAATCAATAGTTCCCAGCGGATTGGGACGTTCCCGTATTATTGATGCCAATGCGGATCGCGATTACAAAGAATTTTCATCCATACAGACCGAGGATGATAATACACGAAATAAATCCGATAGAGGTGATATTCGCGTGAAGGATTTTGAAGAAACCAAATTATTGAACTTTTACAACATTGCTGGGATACGTTTTCAGAATATTGCGGCGAACGATGCCGTGATTTCCTCCAAATTGAGTGCAATGGCAGCGGATGGCTGGGAACTAGCATTCGTTACCAGTAGTGTTGAAGCGGATGCAGGAAAGCAAGACGGACAAGGCATTTTCATTACCAGGTACATTTTTAAGAAGTGAATCCATATGCTTTTCTCCCATCATAAAAATATGATAAACTCAATATTAGGTTGAAACTCCTTCAATATGTAAACAGAGCCAATTCAAATAAAAAACCCCGGCGGTTGCCGGGGTTTCATCCTTTTATGAATTTACTATTTTTTCCTGGTGATTAATGGATTCTTGGTGTATGGCCTTGAACATTCGCAGGACGAATTCCTCGCTTAGGCCTTTGCTCTCCCCTTCCAAAATCATTGCCCCCAATATTTGGTTCCATCTGTTGGATTGTAAAACGGCTACGTTTCTTTCCTTTTTCAATTCCCCTATACCATCGGAAATTTTCATTCGTTTTCCAAGAGTCTCTATTAATTG
This sequence is a window from Maribacter aestuarii. Protein-coding genes within it:
- the dnaG gene encoding DNA primase, with the protein product MISKTTIDQVYETARLEEVIGDFVQLKKSGSNFKGLSPFSDERTPSFMVSPVKQIWKDFSSGKGGNVVAFLMEHEHFTYPEAIKYLAKKYNIEVEETEQSNEEKEQANERESMYLVSEFAQKYFKEMLWESELGKAIGLSYFKERGFTEETIKKFDLGYCLDQWDGFTTAALDKGYKLEYLEKTGLTIVKEDANNPNSPKKFDRFKGRVMFPIHSLSGRVLGFGGRILTNDKKAAKYLNSPESDIYHKSKVLYGIYHAKQAIAKEDNCYLVEGYTDVIQFNQRGINNVVSSSGTALTPEQIRLINRLTKNITVLFDGDAAGLRASLRGIDLILEQGMNVKICTFPEGEDPDSFAKNNDYEDVVRYLQENAKDFIQFKASLLMKEASDDPIKRADTVRDIVNSIAKIPDRIKKEIYIQECAQIMNISEAVLFNTLAQIDKKESYEAKKKTQQDQTAFNVVRNETVQEKVDVQFELERKIIEMLLLYGDQKEEFEDLVLKENDKGDLILEPEFLEIKVYEKIYLDLQDDEIELANERFRNMYYKIIEALNETEDFSINGFISNLEQEMANDISSILMEEEKYALHNWESKDIYPKSKATGISQLVSETILTLRCFLIKKRMESLQNETQHRQDDNKETLEEIINYLQLNKLLNKKLNRVLS
- a CDS encoding SIMPL domain-containing protein (The SIMPL domain is named for its presence in mouse protein SIMPL (signalling molecule that associates with mouse pelle-like kinase). Bacterial member BP26, from Brucella, was shown to assemble into a channel-like structure, while YggE from E. coli has been associated with resistance to oxidative stress.), translated to MKKNLLALLLFFTAQLIIAQTTPNSINVNGTTDYSISPEYSSKMIVSLNNVYYDAMTMSLDEVKSTYLDKLSKAGIKTDQLTEDALYYALLGYEKEGTVMTFKTTSIAEMQKFLNVKSIGVSRSDTTMEARLTDEQMANYAKAAFDNAKEKAEAISQKIGRSIGKAISISDTNNNEITESVYYGNTGNKRVYYISVSFELL
- a CDS encoding zinc-ribbon domain-containing protein — encoded protein: MILFFGTRPGKTKTEQVANVPCPHCEQMGTLTMYSLHNYFHLFWIKLFKISTTVTAECNHCKKIYYKTEFTEPMLKALEE
- a CDS encoding RNA polymerase sigma factor is translated as MKIIPLYKNERQLIKKAIAGNNDAQQRLYSKHAPKMLGVCRQYIKDVHFAEDVMVQGFLKMFRKLHTFNHEGSFEGWVRRIMIRESISYLRKQQFVVYDDEVFQNNQGSEVSQSMDLDTEHIQQLIDGLPQGYKMVFILYAVEGYKHAEIADMLSITESTSKSQLFKARKMLQEKLKNQNIIGYGTR
- a CDS encoding polyprenyl synthetase family protein, with protein sequence MKIVAQIKEPVNDEMELFESKFRDSMTSKVALLNRITYYIVNRKGKQMRPMFVFLTAKLLNDGEVNERTYRGASVIELIHTATLVHDDVVDESNKRRGFFSINALWKNKIAVLVGDYLLSKGLLLSIDNGDFDLLRIISVAVREMSEGELLQIEKARRLDITEDVYYDIIRQKTATLIAACCSLGACSVKPESPEVETFRKFGELCGMAFQIKDDLFDYGNQRIGKPTGIDIKEQKMTLPLIYALNHCSKKEKSWVINSVKNHNKDKKRVKEVIEFVKDKGGLDYAVAKMLEYKDTALELLKNYPESDYRSALELMVNYVVDRKK
- the rlmN gene encoding 23S rRNA (adenine(2503)-C(2))-methyltransferase RlmN — translated: MEVKKKDIRALTREQLRNFFVSNGDKAFRGNQVYEWLWQKSAHSFDVMTNLSKETREMLEAHYVINHIKVDQMQRSADGTIKNAVRLHDDLVVESVLIPTKTRTTACVSSQVGCSLDCRFCATSRLKRMRNLNPDEIYDQVVAIDNESRLYFNRPLSNIVFMGMGEPLMNYNNVLKAIDKITSKEGLGMSPKRITVSTSGVPKLIKRMADEQVKFKLAVSLHSAIDEIRTSIMPFNATFTLSDLREALIYWYEKTKSRITYEYVVWEGINDTQNDIDALVEFCRFAPSKVNLIEYNPIDDGEFRQASDKAIDRYVRTLESNGIVVTVRRSRGKDIDAACGQLANKS
- the queA gene encoding tRNA preQ1(34) S-adenosylmethionine ribosyltransferase-isomerase QueA, which translates into the protein MKLSHFSFELPKELLAEHPSENRDESKLMVIHRETGKIEHKMFKDMIDYFDEGDVMVLNNTKVFPARLYGNKEKTGARIEVFLLRELNEEQRLWDVLVDPARKIRIGNKLYFGEDESLVAEVIDNTTSRGRTLRFLYDGAYLDFRRKLRELGETPLPKYIKRDVEPEDEQRYQTIYAKHEGAVAAPTAGLHFSKHLLKRLEIKGIDFAELTLHVGLGTFNPVEVEDLSKHKMDSEELFIDEKATEIVNNAKLKKKRICAVGTTAMRGLESAVSSNHMLNTYEGWTNKFIFPPYEFSIANCMVTNFHLPKSTLLMMVSAFMGHDLMKKAYKQAILENYKFYSYGDAMLII